In one window of Streptomyces roseofulvus DNA:
- the iolB gene encoding 5-deoxy-glucuronate isomerase produces MTSRRLHLPAGTAARGPYALDIDPGRAGWSRSALRVLDLPPGASHVFDSADAEWVVLPLAGSGTVRVDGELFELGGRTDVFASVTDFVYVPRDAHAQIASGAGGRFALAGANCERRLPARYGPAPEVPVEDRGSGDRARRVRNFASADAFPCDRLIAVEVITPGGHWSSYPPHKHDEHRPGTESVLEEIYYYEIADPRGYAYQRISPSRAGGADLLAEVRHGDAVLVPDGWHGPSIAQPGHDLYYLNVMAGPGPERAWKISFHPDHTEGYA; encoded by the coding sequence GTGACCAGCCGCCGCCTCCACCTCCCCGCCGGGACCGCCGCGCGGGGGCCGTACGCCCTGGACATCGACCCCGGGAGGGCCGGGTGGAGCCGTTCCGCCCTCCGCGTCCTCGACCTGCCACCCGGCGCGAGCCACGTCTTCGACAGCGCGGATGCCGAATGGGTGGTGCTTCCCCTCGCCGGGAGCGGTACCGTGCGCGTCGACGGGGAGCTCTTCGAACTCGGGGGCCGCACCGACGTGTTCGCCTCCGTGACCGACTTCGTCTACGTACCGCGCGACGCCCACGCCCAGATCGCCTCCGGCGCGGGAGGCCGCTTCGCTTTGGCAGGAGCGAACTGCGAGCGACGACTCCCCGCCCGCTACGGCCCCGCGCCGGAGGTTCCCGTGGAGGACCGCGGGAGCGGTGACCGCGCCCGCCGGGTACGGAACTTCGCCTCCGCCGACGCCTTCCCCTGCGACCGGCTGATCGCCGTCGAGGTGATCACCCCCGGTGGGCACTGGTCCTCGTACCCGCCGCACAAGCACGACGAGCACCGCCCCGGGACCGAGTCCGTCCTGGAGGAGATCTACTACTACGAGATCGCGGACCCGCGCGGCTACGCCTACCAGCGGATCTCGCCCTCGCGGGCCGGCGGTGCCGACCTCCTCGCCGAGGTCCGGCACGGCGACGCCGTCCTGGTCCCCGACGGCTGGCACGGCCCCTCGATCGCCCAGCCGGGCCACGACCTCTACTACCTCAACGTCATGGCGGGCCCCGGCCCCGAACGGGCATGGAAGATCAGCTTCCACCCGGACCACACGGAGGGATACGCATGA
- the iolC gene encoding 5-dehydro-2-deoxygluconokinase: protein MGRLGVDLYPLQSGVGLDRVETFRRFLGGSPANVAVAAARLGRRTALISRTGADPFGGFLRRELKEFGVDGRWVTEVPGLATPVTFCALFPPDDFPLTFYRRPKAPDLEIHPHELDLDAIRAARVLWTTGTGLSEEPSRAATLTALRARARRAPTVLDLDWRPAFWPDPATARPHYAEALRHATVAVGNAEECEVATGERDPEAAARALLRLLAPGTPGDPAGVPLAVVKRGPEGVLALAADGRRAVVPPLPVDVVNGLGAGDAFGGALVHGLLAGLPLEDVLRRAGAAGSIVAGRLACSSAMPDAAEIDRALAAGSGTLPGRPEDDPR from the coding sequence ATGGGGCGGCTCGGCGTCGACCTCTACCCCCTCCAGAGCGGCGTCGGACTCGACCGGGTCGAGACCTTCCGGCGCTTCCTCGGCGGCTCCCCGGCCAACGTGGCCGTCGCCGCCGCCCGCCTCGGCCGCCGCACCGCCCTGATCAGCCGCACCGGCGCCGACCCCTTCGGCGGCTTCCTCCGGCGCGAGCTCAAGGAGTTCGGCGTGGACGGCCGCTGGGTCACCGAGGTCCCCGGCCTCGCCACCCCCGTCACCTTCTGCGCCCTCTTCCCGCCCGACGACTTCCCCCTCACCTTCTACCGCCGCCCCAAGGCCCCCGACCTGGAGATCCACCCGCACGAGCTGGACCTCGACGCGATCCGCGCCGCCCGCGTCCTGTGGACCACAGGCACCGGACTCAGCGAGGAACCCAGCCGCGCCGCCACCCTCACCGCCCTGCGGGCCCGCGCCCGCCGCGCCCCCACCGTCCTCGACCTCGACTGGCGGCCCGCCTTCTGGCCCGATCCGGCCACCGCCCGCCCCCACTACGCCGAGGCCCTGCGGCACGCCACCGTCGCCGTCGGCAACGCCGAGGAGTGCGAGGTCGCCACCGGCGAACGCGACCCGGAGGCCGCCGCCCGCGCCCTGCTCCGCCTGCTCGCCCCCGGCACCCCCGGCGACCCCGCCGGCGTCCCGCTCGCCGTCGTCAAACGCGGCCCCGAGGGCGTCCTCGCGCTCGCCGCCGACGGGCGCCGCGCCGTCGTCCCGCCGCTGCCGGTCGACGTCGTCAACGGCCTCGGCGCCGGGGACGCCTTCGGCGGCGCCCTCGTCCACGGCCTCCTCGCCGGCCTCCCCCTGGAGGACGTCCTGCGCCGTGCCGGCGCCGCCGGCTCGATCGTCGCCGGCCGGCTGGCCTGCTCCTCCGCCATGCCCGACGCCGCCGAGATCGACCGCGCCCTCGCCGCCGGCTCGGGCACCCTCCCGGGGCGGCCGGAGGACGACCCCCGGTGA
- a CDS encoding sugar phosphate isomerase/epimerase, giving the protein MTKPSPPSPGRIRIGSAPDSWGVWFPDDPRQVPWQRFLDEVAGAGYEWIELGPYGYLPTDPALLAEETSRRGLRVSAGTVFTGLHHGPAVWERTWAHVAENAALAQAMGAGHLVVIPSFWRDDRTGEVLEDRVLTAEQWRDLTALTERLGREVRERYGLRIVVHPHADTHLDDEESVTRFLDATDPEAVALCLDTGHYAYAGGDSVKLIETYGERVGYLHLKQVDPAVLAAVRDEGLPFGPAVARGVMCEPPAGVPALEPVLAAAAALDVELFAIVEQDMYPCEPDAPYPIALRTRDYLRSCGL; this is encoded by the coding sequence ATGACGAAGCCGTCACCGCCGTCGCCCGGCCGCATCCGGATCGGTTCCGCCCCGGACTCCTGGGGGGTGTGGTTCCCCGACGATCCCCGGCAGGTGCCGTGGCAGCGGTTCCTGGACGAGGTGGCGGGGGCCGGATACGAGTGGATCGAGCTGGGTCCGTACGGCTATCTGCCGACCGATCCGGCGCTGCTGGCCGAGGAGACCTCGCGGCGCGGGCTGCGGGTGTCGGCCGGCACGGTCTTCACCGGGCTGCACCACGGTCCGGCCGTGTGGGAGCGGACGTGGGCGCACGTCGCGGAGAACGCGGCCCTGGCGCAGGCCATGGGCGCCGGGCACCTGGTGGTGATCCCGTCCTTCTGGCGGGACGACAGGACCGGCGAGGTCCTGGAGGACCGGGTGCTGACGGCGGAGCAGTGGCGGGATCTCACCGCGCTGACGGAGCGCCTGGGCCGGGAGGTGCGGGAGCGGTACGGGCTGCGGATCGTGGTCCATCCGCACGCCGACACGCATCTCGACGACGAGGAGAGCGTGACCCGTTTCCTGGACGCGACCGATCCGGAGGCGGTGGCGCTCTGCCTGGACACCGGGCACTACGCGTACGCGGGCGGGGACAGCGTCAAGCTGATCGAGACCTACGGGGAGCGCGTCGGCTACCTGCATCTGAAGCAGGTGGATCCGGCGGTGCTGGCGGCGGTGCGGGACGAGGGCCTGCCGTTCGGCCCCGCGGTGGCGCGCGGGGTGATGTGCGAGCCGCCGGCGGGCGTGCCGGCCCTGGAGCCGGTGCTCGCGGCCGCGGCGGCGCTGGACGTGGAGCTCTTCGCGATCGTGGAGCAGGACATGTACCCGTGCGAGCCGGACGCGCCCTACCCGATCGCGCTGCGCACCCGCGACTACCTCCGGTCCTGCGGCCTGTAG
- a CDS encoding helix-turn-helix transcriptional regulator, whose amino-acid sequence MTDRSLWSYKDIAAHIRVQPDTVRSYRKHGLLPPPDRVESGKPFWYADTVRAWVASRPGNRARRD is encoded by the coding sequence ATGACGGACAGAAGCCTCTGGTCGTACAAGGACATCGCCGCGCACATCCGGGTGCAGCCGGACACGGTGCGGTCCTACCGGAAACACGGGCTGCTGCCGCCGCCCGACCGCGTCGAGTCGGGCAAGCCCTTCTGGTACGCGGACACCGTCCGGGCCTGGGTCGCGAGCCGTCCCGGCAATCGGGCCCGCCGCGACTGA
- a CDS encoding MMPL family transporter: MSEVKKTASAQGAGPGGSPGERREPGGGWTRFVTARPRLTLLVALVLTALAVLAGGGVADRMGSGGWEDPAAESSYATAALEREFPGSQPNLLLLVDAGKAGVDDPAVAAEARRLTERLAAEPGVEGVGSYWAGGSPALRSEDGTKAVVAARIAGEEKEAGALLDRIAPAYRGTHGPVEVTLGGGLAVRHEMQTIIQEDLLRAELIALPVTLVLLVMVFGSAVAALLPLGVGIVAILGTNAVLRGITEFTDVSVFAQNLTTALGLGLAIDYALFVVRRYREELAAGADPSAAVRTTLRTAGRTVLFSALTVAVSLAAMLVFPQYFLRSFAYAGIAVVLLAAAAALTLLPAALVLLGHRVDALDLRRLLRRRRAPGPDDTGAAAGWTRAAGLVMRRAPVFAVLTTAGLVLLGLPFLGVKFGTADDRQLPATATSRIVQEELRAGFPGDPGGTLTVLAEGAATPADYGAYRERIAALDGIVRVDGPVVSGTGADAHAYYSVVPDGPATGEGAQHAVGELRSADAPFTTSVTGQAAVLVDSKDAIGERLPWAAGIVVLVTLLLVFLLTGSVLIPVQAVVLNALSLTAMFGAVVWVFQDGHLSGLLGFTATGDIETTLPVLMFCVAFGLSMDYGVFLLSRIKEEYDSTGDHEGAVRFGLARTGGLITAAAVILAVVMVAIGTSRVTNTKMLGLGVALAVLMDAMVVRSLLVPAVMKLTGRLTWWAPGPLRRFHDRFGISESEQPPAAAAGTPEERREPVGARG, from the coding sequence ATGTCCGAAGTCAAGAAAACCGCCTCCGCACAGGGCGCGGGACCGGGCGGAAGCCCTGGTGAGCGCCGGGAGCCCGGCGGGGGATGGACGCGGTTCGTGACCGCGCGGCCCCGCCTCACCCTGCTCGTCGCCCTCGTCCTCACCGCCCTCGCGGTCCTCGCCGGCGGCGGCGTCGCCGACCGGATGGGCAGCGGCGGCTGGGAGGACCCGGCCGCCGAGTCCAGCTACGCCACCGCGGCCCTGGAGCGCGAGTTCCCCGGCTCCCAGCCGAACCTGCTGCTCCTCGTCGACGCCGGGAAGGCCGGGGTCGACGACCCCGCCGTGGCCGCCGAGGCCCGCCGGCTGACCGAACGGCTCGCCGCCGAGCCCGGCGTCGAGGGCGTCGGCTCCTACTGGGCCGGCGGCTCGCCCGCCCTCCGCTCCGAGGACGGCACCAAGGCCGTCGTCGCCGCCCGGATCGCCGGCGAGGAGAAGGAGGCCGGCGCACTCCTCGACCGCATCGCCCCGGCGTACCGGGGCACCCACGGACCCGTCGAGGTCACCCTCGGCGGCGGCCTCGCCGTCCGCCACGAGATGCAGACGATCATCCAGGAGGACCTGCTGCGGGCCGAGCTGATCGCCCTGCCCGTCACCCTGGTGCTGCTCGTCATGGTCTTCGGCAGCGCCGTCGCCGCCCTGCTGCCGCTCGGCGTCGGCATCGTCGCCATCCTCGGCACCAACGCGGTGCTGCGCGGGATCACCGAGTTCACCGACGTCTCCGTCTTCGCGCAGAACCTCACCACCGCGCTCGGCCTCGGCCTCGCCATCGACTACGCGCTCTTCGTCGTCCGCCGCTACCGCGAGGAACTGGCCGCCGGCGCCGACCCGTCCGCCGCCGTCCGCACCACCCTGCGCACCGCCGGGCGGACCGTGCTCTTCTCCGCGCTCACCGTCGCCGTCTCGCTCGCCGCCATGCTCGTCTTCCCGCAGTACTTCCTGCGCTCCTTCGCCTACGCGGGCATCGCCGTCGTCCTGCTCGCCGCGGCCGCCGCCCTCACCCTGCTGCCGGCCGCCCTCGTGCTCCTCGGCCACCGGGTCGACGCCCTCGACCTGCGCCGGCTCCTCCGCCGCCGCCGCGCCCCCGGGCCGGACGACACCGGGGCGGCCGCCGGCTGGACCCGGGCGGCCGGCCTGGTCATGCGCCGGGCCCCCGTCTTCGCCGTCCTCACCACCGCCGGCCTCGTCCTGCTCGGACTGCCCTTCCTCGGCGTGAAGTTCGGCACCGCCGACGACCGCCAGCTACCCGCCACGGCCACCTCCCGGATCGTCCAGGAGGAGCTCCGCGCCGGCTTCCCCGGCGACCCCGGCGGCACCCTCACCGTCCTCGCCGAGGGCGCCGCCACCCCCGCCGACTACGGCGCCTACCGCGAGCGGATCGCCGCCCTCGACGGCATCGTGCGGGTCGACGGCCCCGTGGTCTCCGGCACCGGGGCGGACGCCCACGCCTACTACAGCGTCGTCCCCGACGGACCGGCCACCGGCGAAGGAGCGCAGCACGCGGTCGGCGAACTGCGCTCCGCCGACGCCCCCTTCACCACCTCCGTCACCGGCCAGGCCGCCGTCCTCGTCGACTCCAAGGACGCCATCGGCGAGCGGCTGCCCTGGGCCGCCGGCATCGTCGTCCTCGTCACCCTGCTGCTCGTCTTCCTGCTCACCGGCAGCGTCCTCATCCCCGTCCAGGCCGTCGTCCTCAACGCCCTCAGCCTCACCGCCATGTTCGGCGCCGTCGTCTGGGTCTTCCAGGACGGGCACCTCTCCGGACTCCTCGGCTTCACCGCCACCGGCGACATCGAGACGACCCTGCCCGTCCTCATGTTCTGCGTCGCCTTCGGCCTCTCCATGGACTACGGCGTCTTCCTGCTCTCCCGCATCAAGGAGGAGTACGACTCCACCGGCGACCACGAGGGCGCCGTCCGCTTCGGCCTGGCCCGCACCGGCGGACTCATCACCGCCGCCGCCGTCATCCTCGCCGTCGTCATGGTCGCCATCGGCACCTCCCGGGTCACCAACACCAAGATGCTCGGCCTCGGCGTCGCCCTCGCCGTCCTCATGGACGCCATGGTGGTCCGCAGCCTCCTCGTCCCCGCGGTCATGAAGCTCACCGGCCGGCTCACCTGGTGGGCCCCCGGACCGCTGCGCCGCTTCCACGACCGCTTCGGCATCAGCGAGTCCGAGCAGCCGCCCGCCGCCGCGGCCGGCACCCCCGAGGAGCGACGCGAGCCCGTCGGCGCCCGCGGCTGA
- a CDS encoding TetR/AcrR family transcriptional regulator yields MPEDPKPRRRQARGERRIAQLLQAAADVFCANGYTASSTNAIAREAKVSPGTLYQYFPNKEAIAVELGGRLIQQMREAHGQVFTPANLALPLRELIDAVLDPMIEFNCLNPAFLALMHGSEVPGRIAEEHDELHASLLSQVRETIGARAVPPLAADELDRVADMAFAVFKGGLVLIVAAPEGPVRDAAVAELKKVMFRYLAPIVGEAPAGAAVTTTPTR; encoded by the coding sequence ATGCCCGAGGACCCGAAGCCGCGCCGCCGACAGGCCCGCGGCGAGCGCCGCATCGCCCAGCTGCTCCAGGCCGCCGCCGACGTCTTCTGCGCCAACGGCTACACGGCCAGCAGCACCAACGCGATCGCCCGCGAGGCCAAGGTCTCGCCGGGCACGCTCTACCAGTACTTCCCGAACAAGGAGGCGATCGCCGTCGAGCTCGGCGGCCGGCTCATCCAGCAGATGCGCGAGGCCCACGGCCAGGTCTTCACCCCGGCCAACCTGGCGCTGCCACTGCGGGAGCTGATCGACGCGGTGCTCGACCCGATGATCGAGTTCAACTGCCTCAACCCGGCCTTCCTCGCCCTGATGCACGGCTCCGAGGTGCCCGGCCGGATCGCCGAGGAGCACGACGAGCTGCACGCCTCGCTGCTCTCCCAGGTCCGCGAGACGATCGGCGCGCGGGCCGTCCCGCCGCTCGCCGCCGACGAGCTGGACCGGGTCGCCGACATGGCCTTCGCCGTCTTCAAGGGCGGACTCGTGCTGATCGTCGCCGCCCCCGAGGGCCCGGTGCGGGACGCGGCCGTGGCCGAGCTGAAGAAGGTGATGTTCCGCTACCTCGCGCCCATCGTCGGCGAGGCACCGGCCGGCGCGGCGGTCACCACGACTCCGACCCGCTGA
- a CDS encoding cation:proton antiporter, with the protein MSHSGITLVLIMTVAVLAPLLAYWVGRRVPVPLAVFEILLGIVIGPDVLDWAHSDELIDGLSELGLTMLIFLAGYEIEFGKVRGDTLRRSVWAWLAALALGLTAGVLIGGGYSTGVFIGVALTSTALGTVLPVLRDSGGLRGRFGTVVMAFGAVGEFGPIIAMALLLSGRTAAESTVLLAVFAALTAAALYWAMRPRPPWFATVIARTLHTSGQFAVRFVFLLLALMLGASTALGLDVLLGAFAAGLITRLVLTGAAPEAGPEILEKVEGVGFGFLVPVFFVVTGLEFDLDSLLSGGRALLLLPVFLLLFLVVRGGPMWFLAPRDLDRTDRGALVLYGSTALPLVVAITTIGLDDKALSAGEAAALVGAGMVSVLVLPLLAMRLRAGRDQAPAEAVSGSESW; encoded by the coding sequence ATGTCGCATTCGGGGATCACGCTCGTCCTGATCATGACGGTCGCCGTCCTGGCGCCCCTGCTGGCGTACTGGGTGGGGCGCCGGGTCCCCGTCCCGCTCGCCGTCTTCGAGATCCTTCTCGGCATCGTCATCGGCCCCGACGTCCTCGACTGGGCGCACTCGGACGAGCTGATCGACGGCCTCTCCGAGCTCGGCCTCACCATGCTGATCTTCCTCGCGGGGTACGAGATCGAGTTCGGCAAGGTCCGCGGCGACACCCTCAGGCGCTCGGTGTGGGCGTGGCTGGCCGCGCTCGCCCTCGGACTCACCGCCGGCGTCCTGATCGGCGGCGGCTACTCCACCGGGGTCTTCATCGGCGTCGCCCTCACCAGCACCGCCCTCGGCACCGTCCTGCCCGTGCTGCGGGACTCCGGCGGGCTGCGCGGCCGCTTCGGCACGGTCGTCATGGCCTTCGGCGCGGTCGGCGAGTTCGGGCCGATCATCGCCATGGCGCTGCTGCTCAGCGGGCGGACCGCCGCCGAGTCCACGGTGCTGCTCGCGGTCTTCGCCGCGCTCACCGCGGCCGCCCTCTACTGGGCGATGCGGCCCCGCCCGCCGTGGTTCGCCACCGTCATCGCCAGGACCCTGCACACCAGCGGCCAGTTCGCGGTCCGCTTCGTCTTCCTGCTGCTCGCCCTGATGCTCGGGGCCTCGACGGCGCTCGGCCTGGACGTGCTGCTCGGCGCCTTCGCCGCCGGGCTCATCACCCGGCTGGTGCTCACCGGGGCGGCTCCGGAGGCGGGGCCGGAGATCCTGGAGAAGGTCGAGGGGGTCGGCTTCGGCTTCCTGGTGCCGGTCTTCTTCGTCGTCACCGGCCTGGAGTTCGACCTGGACTCGCTGCTCTCCGGCGGCCGCGCGCTGCTGCTCCTGCCGGTCTTCCTGCTGCTCTTCCTGGTGGTGCGGGGCGGCCCGATGTGGTTCCTCGCCCCGCGCGACCTCGACCGGACGGACCGCGGCGCACTGGTGCTGTACGGCTCCACCGCGCTGCCGCTCGTCGTCGCCATCACCACCATCGGCCTGGACGACAAGGCCCTGTCGGCGGGCGAGGCGGCGGCGCTCGTCGGCGCCGGGATGGTCTCGGTCCTGGTCCTCCCGCTGCTCGCGATGCGGCTGCGGGCGGGCCGGGACCAGGCGCCGGCGGAGGCGGTCAGCGGGTCGGAGTCGTGGTGA
- a CDS encoding PrsW family intramembrane metalloprotease: MYEYRSTPQTPPPPPPAPPESAGPRPGLWKRCLWGGLALWALTAVVTYATANTTLLPTLILLGSFLVPGVFVLWAYERHGRDLGLPVILGCFVTGGILGVLGASVMEYYLLHPSLWMFLGVGLIEEAVKLAALMFVVRHRPYLRGRRAGLVLGGTVGFGFAAFESAGYAFNAAVTLDGIDLRSLLETEILRGLLAPFGHGLWTAVAGAVLFSYRRPDGRFRLAGPIVGAYLGVAVLHALWDSMHGIALWLVLRLTTTDLDRSLFAQGYIPRPTSEQEHLFTLFSVGGLVLVTLVGLAWLRSLARREPDRTGIYTP, encoded by the coding sequence ATGTACGAGTACCGGTCCACCCCCCAGACCCCTCCCCCGCCACCCCCGGCTCCCCCGGAGTCCGCCGGCCCTCGCCCCGGGCTGTGGAAGCGGTGCCTGTGGGGCGGTCTGGCCCTGTGGGCGCTGACCGCGGTGGTCACGTACGCCACCGCCAACACCACCCTGCTGCCCACCCTGATCCTCCTGGGCAGCTTCCTGGTCCCGGGCGTCTTCGTGCTGTGGGCGTACGAGCGGCACGGCCGCGACCTCGGGCTGCCGGTGATCCTCGGCTGCTTCGTCACCGGCGGCATCCTGGGCGTCCTCGGCGCCTCGGTCATGGAGTACTACCTGCTCCACCCGTCCCTGTGGATGTTCCTCGGGGTGGGGCTGATCGAGGAGGCGGTGAAGCTCGCCGCCCTGATGTTCGTCGTCCGGCACCGCCCGTACCTGCGCGGCCGGCGCGCCGGCCTGGTGCTCGGCGGGACGGTGGGCTTCGGCTTCGCCGCCTTCGAGAGCGCGGGATACGCCTTCAACGCCGCGGTCACCCTGGACGGCATCGACCTGCGCTCCCTCCTGGAGACGGAGATCCTCCGCGGCCTCCTGGCCCCCTTCGGGCACGGCCTGTGGACGGCCGTCGCGGGCGCGGTGCTCTTCTCCTACCGCCGCCCCGACGGCCGCTTCCGCCTCGCCGGCCCGATCGTCGGCGCCTACCTCGGGGTGGCGGTGCTGCACGCGCTCTGGGACTCGATGCACGGGATCGCGCTCTGGCTCGTCCTCCGGCTGACCACCACGGACCTGGACCGCTCCCTCTTCGCCCAGGGCTACATCCCGCGGCCCACCTCCGAGCAGGAGCACCTCTTCACCCTCTTCTCGGTGGGCGGTCTGGTGCTGGTGACGCTGGTGGGACTGGCGTGGCTGAGATCGCTCGCGCGACGCGAGCCCGACCGCACTGGAATTTATACCCCCTAG
- a CDS encoding heavy-metal-associated domain-containing protein, with protein sequence MAAETQTELTTVYQVKGMTCGHCEGAVSGEISAIPGVSSVTAVAKTGEVTVVSSAPLDREAVAAAVDEAGYELV encoded by the coding sequence ATGGCCGCCGAGACGCAGACCGAACTCACCACCGTCTACCAGGTCAAGGGCATGACCTGCGGCCACTGCGAGGGCGCCGTCTCCGGCGAGATCTCCGCGATCCCCGGCGTCTCCTCCGTCACCGCCGTCGCCAAGACCGGCGAGGTCACCGTGGTCTCCAGCGCCCCCCTCGACCGCGAGGCCGTCGCCGCCGCCGTCGACGAGGCCGGCTACGAGCTGGTCTGA
- a CDS encoding heavy metal translocating P-type ATPase produces MPSTTVTELTIGGMTCASCAARIEKKLNRMDGVTATVNYATEKAHVEHAPEVGVDALIATVVKTGYTAEEPAPPEPEAPAGPDADPELDALRRRLVVSAVLAAPVVLLAMVPALQFDNWQWLSLTLASPVVVWGGLPFHRAAWTNLRHGAATMDTLVSVGTLAAYGWSLWALFLGDAGMPGMRHGFDLTVDRTDASSTIYLEVAAGVTVFILLGRYLEARAKRKAGAALRALMELGAKDVAVLRDGGEVRVPVAALRTGELFVVRPGERIATDGTVAEGASAVDASLLTGESLPVDVTAGDPVSGGCVNVSGRLVVRATRVGADTRLARMAKLVEEAQSGKAAVQRLADRVSAVFVPVVLLIALATLGFWLGSGAGATAAFTAAVAVLIIACPCALGLATPTALLVGTGRGAQLGILIKGPEVLESTRRVDTVVLDKTGTVTTGRMTLTGVHPYGSTDETELLRLAGALEHSSEHPVARAVATGAAERLGIAVGELPAPKAFENVPGLGVRGSVDGRLVLAGRAALLAAEEVPVPDGVGAGAVLVAWDGVLRGSLTVADAVKDTSTEAVARLRALGLRPVLLTGDHRAVAETVAAEVGIDEVIAEVLPEEKAAVVRRLQAEGRTVAMVGDGVNDAAALATADLGLAMGTGTDAAIEASDLTLVRGDLRVAADAIRLARRTLATIKGNLAWAFGYNVAALPLAAAGLLNPMIAGLTMAFSSVFVVTNSLRLRRFR; encoded by the coding sequence ATGCCCAGCACCACCGTCACCGAGCTGACCATCGGCGGAATGACCTGCGCCTCCTGCGCGGCCCGCATCGAGAAGAAGCTCAACCGGATGGACGGCGTCACCGCGACCGTCAACTACGCCACCGAGAAGGCGCACGTCGAGCACGCCCCCGAGGTGGGCGTCGACGCGCTCATCGCCACCGTGGTGAAGACCGGCTACACCGCCGAGGAACCGGCCCCGCCGGAGCCCGAGGCCCCCGCCGGACCGGACGCCGACCCCGAGCTCGACGCGCTGCGCCGTCGGCTGGTCGTCTCCGCCGTCCTCGCCGCCCCCGTCGTCCTGCTCGCCATGGTCCCCGCCCTCCAGTTCGACAACTGGCAGTGGCTCTCCCTCACCCTCGCCTCCCCCGTCGTCGTCTGGGGCGGCCTCCCCTTCCACCGGGCCGCCTGGACCAACCTCCGGCACGGCGCCGCCACCATGGACACCCTCGTCTCGGTCGGCACCCTCGCCGCCTACGGCTGGTCCCTGTGGGCGCTCTTCCTCGGCGACGCCGGCATGCCCGGGATGCGGCACGGCTTCGACCTCACCGTCGACCGCACCGACGCCTCCTCCACGATCTATCTGGAGGTCGCCGCCGGCGTCACCGTCTTCATCCTCCTCGGCCGCTACCTGGAGGCCCGCGCCAAACGGAAGGCCGGCGCCGCGCTGCGCGCCCTGATGGAACTCGGCGCCAAGGACGTCGCCGTCCTCCGGGACGGGGGCGAGGTACGGGTGCCGGTCGCCGCGCTCCGTACCGGCGAGCTCTTCGTCGTGCGCCCCGGCGAGAGGATCGCCACCGACGGCACCGTCGCCGAGGGCGCCTCCGCCGTCGACGCCTCCCTCCTCACCGGCGAGTCGCTGCCCGTCGACGTCACCGCCGGGGACCCGGTCAGCGGCGGCTGCGTCAACGTCTCCGGCCGGCTCGTCGTGCGGGCCACCCGGGTCGGCGCCGACACCCGGCTGGCCCGGATGGCGAAGCTCGTCGAGGAGGCGCAGAGCGGCAAGGCCGCGGTCCAGCGGCTCGCCGACCGGGTCTCCGCCGTCTTCGTGCCCGTCGTCCTGCTGATCGCGCTCGCCACCCTCGGCTTCTGGCTCGGCTCCGGCGCCGGCGCGACCGCCGCGTTCACCGCCGCCGTCGCCGTCCTGATCATCGCCTGCCCCTGCGCCCTCGGCCTCGCCACCCCCACCGCGCTGCTCGTCGGCACCGGCCGCGGCGCCCAGCTCGGCATCCTCATCAAGGGCCCCGAGGTCCTGGAGTCCACCCGTCGCGTCGACACCGTCGTCCTCGACAAGACCGGCACCGTCACCACCGGCCGGATGACCCTCACCGGCGTCCACCCGTACGGCTCCACCGACGAGACCGAGCTGCTGCGGCTCGCCGGCGCCCTGGAGCACTCCTCCGAGCACCCCGTCGCCCGCGCCGTCGCCACCGGCGCCGCCGAACGGCTCGGAATCGCCGTCGGCGAGCTGCCCGCCCCCAAGGCCTTCGAGAACGTCCCCGGGCTCGGCGTCCGCGGCTCCGTCGACGGCCGGCTCGTCCTCGCCGGACGGGCCGCGCTGCTCGCCGCCGAGGAGGTGCCGGTGCCGGACGGCGTCGGGGCCGGGGCCGTGCTGGTCGCCTGGGACGGCGTCCTGCGCGGCTCCCTCACCGTCGCCGACGCCGTCAAGGACACCAGCACCGAGGCCGTCGCCCGGCTCCGCGCCCTCGGGCTGCGGCCGGTGCTCCTCACCGGCGACCACCGGGCCGTCGCCGAGACCGTGGCGGCCGAGGTCGGCATCGACGAGGTGATCGCCGAGGTGCTGCCCGAGGAGAAGGCCGCCGTGGTCCGGCGGCTCCAGGCCGAAGGCCGTACCGTCGCCATGGTCGGCGACGGCGTCAACGACGCCGCCGCGCTCGCCACCGCCGACCTGGGGCTCGCCATGGGCACCGGGACGGACGCGGCCATCGAGGCGAGCGACCTCACCCTCGTCCGGGGCGACCTGCGGGTGGCCGCCGACGCGATCCGGCTCGCCCGCCGCACCCTGGCGACGATCAAGGGCAACCTGGCGTGGGCCTTCGGCTACAACGTGGCCGCGCTGCCGCTCGCCGCGGCCGGCCTGCTCAACCCGATGATCGCCGGTCTGACCATGGCCTTCTCGTCCGTGTTCGTCGTGACGAACAGCCTGCGTCTGCGGCGGTTCCGTTGA